TAGACAGTAGACAATGATACCTAGAACTTCCTGAGCAGTAAGGCGCCGCTTGGGATCAGGATTAAGCATTTTTCTTACAAGATCTTTTGCATTTTCAGAGACTCTTGGCCATGGGTCTCTCCTAAAATCAATAACCGAGCGAATAATCGCCTGTGCTACACCCTGTTCAGTTTCTACATGAAAATTGAAGCGCAACTTATGAGGAGGAAATCTGAAAAAAGAACTACAAAAGTTACACTTAATGTCCTACTTGTGCGAAAGATTCAATCCAGAAGCAATGagaacttattttttaatcagaTTGTGTATAAGGATTCACTGTTCTTACCAGATATGAccattacaattttatttatttttaataaaaagggGTTTAAAGACATGAACTGCCTGTAGGgaacaaaaattcaaacctGCCCAAAATGGTGGAATGCCACAGAGTAAAATATAGAGGATAACCCCGGCGCTCCAAACATCAACTTCTGGACCATAATTCCTTTTCAGAACCTCTGGGGCCATGTAATAAGGACTGCCTACTATTTCATTGAATAGATCACCTAATCCAATTGAAACATTAATGCGTTGTAAGattttttatgacatgaaCATAATGATAACATTATTTTCACACAATTGAATACAAGCCGCAATACCTGGTTTAAAAGTGATAGACAGTCCAAAATCAATTGCCTTCAATGGGGATGATTCCTTTTtgtttgcaaaaagaaaattctctgGTTTGAGATCACGATGCATCACTCCATGTTTATGACAAGCCTATGACATTAAATGCATGTACATAAACAAcatgttatgatatatatatatatatacatatgtcctttattgtaattttacttagtctctagggtttagtttattctctatataaatatgtaacattgctttgactcaATGAGAATAAGACATATACGTTTCTGAATTCTAAATTACACAACATTACTCCTTGAGaacaaaaaatgttaaaatcaaACGGCAAAAacaatcaatataaaaatgCAAATGGATTATAACATGTTCTAACTtctaactaaactaaacttacaaaaaagataaaacacTGCCATGTTTAAATGTTAAccaacaatttcttttcacCTGAACAACTTCAACAATTGTCCGCATAACAACAGCCGCTGCACGCTCTGTGTAATGCCCCCTTGCAACAATTCGGTCAAACAACTCCCCACCCTCGCATAGTTCCATCACGATGTGAACTGCCTGATCATCCTCGTAAGTGTCCTTCAGCCTAACGACATTCGGGTGATTGGGCAAATGCTTCATGATTTGAACCTCTCTTCGCACATCCTCAATATCGACAGCAGTCCTAAGTTTCTTCTTTGATATAGATTTACAAGCAAACTTTTCACCTGTATTTGTATCTGTGCATAAATATGTTACACCGAATTCGCCTCTACCAAGCTCCCGACCAAGATCATAATGAGCCGAAATGTTATGACCAGTTGGATCACTCAACACCTGAAGCTTATTACCATGACCATTCGCATTTTTCTCGCCATCTTTAGCAGGAAATGGATTGGCCTTCTTGTTTTTACCTTTAGGCTTAGCTGAAGGCGTGCTAGGAGTAGCACAACAATTACCCATGAGCAAGATcgaaaaatgtcaaaatgcTCCAACCTTTTGAGAGATTTCAAAACCCATCAAGCAAATATGACGAGGGTCAGAAACACAGAtgcaaaatagaaacaaagaTCTAAAgcttttttcataaacaacACCAACCCAGATGAGAATCTGACatctataataaaaaataagatttcttctaaacaaaaatccaaaaattgcacaaaatatcacaatttttCAGAGAATAAAACAGGCACCCAACTCAAAGATATtctaaacaaaactaaaaaaaataaacgaTACCCATTCAATGTTCATAACAATGCACATGACCCAGAATTCTTTTTCCCTCATTGAAAGATTAAAACaccataaaaacaaaaacccaccTGGGACTTTGAGTTGAAATTGAGGAATCACAGCGACATTGCGAAGAACAGCTGGGGAAGTTGGACGAGAGGAGAATTGGGAGGCTTTGAATAAAAAATCTGAAGGAGAAAGATGAATCTCACGAATGCAGAAGGGGATTTAATCGATGGAGTTCCAGAATCCGTTTCTTTCTCCtccacaaattaaaattttcttcctcCCCTCCTGGATTCAACCAAGTTGGAAGACAAACGAGACCCTCCTCCCTCACCCCCTCCCTCTTTTTCAATCCACGAGGtccattttttccttttcccaatttaattttaagaaattattacaataatcattgcattttaagaaaatcttATCTGTCGGATTTACAAGTCAAATAAATGACTCATTATCCAATACCATTcataaaaaaagtcaatttcaaatcttattttagAGTGTAATCCACGGTATAATTTGAGAATGTCCTTTGTATTCTAAGGTTAGCATTTTATGTTGCTATTGgctactaattaaattatagcGATAGGACTATCACATTACAACcacttaaatttgtttaatttaattgagatGGTTTCCAACTTCAAtccaatcaatcaaaatatccTTCCAAGTTGAGTATGAAGAATGTTCGccttctatataaaaaaaggtgtgagccaaattaaaaatggtccaaatttgtacttttatttaattcatttgaaaatggCTTGTGTATTATAATTGAGCATTCGTGTATTCCAATtctaaaagttgaatttttcttgataacataaaaatttatgaactttttaCAAACATCACAGCACTCAATGATAAGAAGGTACATAAGAACCTTCTTCCAAACTTATTCTACCTTAAAGTTAGAATCTTTAGTACATAAGTCTACAAGCTATGCTTTCTTTGGCATACCATCAATATAATACTCTGTAAACAACATAATCTTGATCACTTTTTCTTGATGTATACAATTTAGATAGCTATGGTCGAAGTTCTGtaatcataattaaatattttaactaagAAGTGAGGGGGATATGGACATAGATGAAAGTGGAAGCTGCTGCAAAACTGATGGCTGAGTAGATTCTTTCTCAAAGTCAGAACTGATAGAACTTGGTAATGGAACATCAATGGAAGGCTTTATGACAGTATAGAACAGCACATTGtagaaaatggagaagatgaagaggaCAACAGCTGAATTTGCTAACAGAGTCTCTGAAATCTCTGTCATTTCTCCTCTCATTTGACTTCTTGGAACATTCATATCTTGAACAActgcaaaaaaatttcaaaaccaaaaatctCAATACTAAGTAGTGATAGAGGTTTCTTCTATATAATACTAAGTCCAGTCCAGTCTTCAACCAAAGTTAcacaacaacaaattttagttCAGACTTCGGATTCAAAAGATGAGGAGTTACCTTTCTTCTTGGGAGAAGAGACTTGTTTCTTGGAGAAGGATTGAAGCTGTTGATCAAGCTCTTGAAGGGCCTGCCTAGCCTTATCTGGGTCAACCTCAAACTGTTGAGAATCTGACTCCTTTGCacacaaaatggaaaaatgagAAGCAGAATAATGAAGTGGGTGAAATTTCCTTATCTTCAAAACACCATCTGAGCATTTCTTGGTGGTTACAAATGGCGGCCTCAGGTTTTGATTGAAGAGAGACTGAAGAGAAAGCATCTGGAAGCTGCTAATTACCCACTACCACATGAAGTTGCTTCAGGATAATGATAAGTCATCACCTAGAAGAAGCAGCGTGTTTGGCAACCAGTATTGGCATAGACTAATCCAGGATAGGGTTGTCCTCACTGCCACCTGGGATAATAATAGTCCTTCATGTTAAACATCTAATAAGACAAGTCAACAGAAACATTCCTGTGTCAGAATATAATAAggcaatttaaaaaacaaaatctcttttaataaaatatcagcaaaatatgtttgagagaataattattgataaagaaactatttttctattattatccCCAATCCCCACCAACATGGCCTTTCGGCCTACCACGGAATCAAAAGAGAATTAGAAAATACTTGGGGAtcacaaaggaaaagaaaacaagatgCTATGCTTGACTTTATTTCATTCACAGTTTTCAAAGTGAAATAAGTGTCCTTTCATTTCCAGAAGTAGGAATACACAGTTCCAAGGTTTAGCCCTCCACAAAAAGAATCAAGCGGTAATGAAAGCTGCAATCAAATAAGCATCTCAAATTGTGTCCAAGAATTGCATTTGGTACAAAGGAAagctaaattattttagtcaGAAACCAATAAGCATCATCAAGTTTAGATCATTTTCCAATATTCCTAGTGGACGCTGAAATCAGGATGCATATAATAGCAAGAATATTTGGTACCTGGAGAACTTATATGAAATCAGCAACCAAATTATGGATCAAAGTTCATGACACATTCACAAGTACATAACAGATAAGCATTCCATTAAACAAGGTTGTTTGGAAATTGAGAAGAACAGCGTTTGAAATCTATGGAGTCTGTTCTATACACAAGTTAAAAATGGGGGAGGTTGATGGAATAAAGCATCCAAGGACTTAACTAGAACTAAGGTCCAAATGGCCAACTTATATTATCCATCTCCTTTACGATTAAGGAACAAGCACCAGAACAAAGCCAAGAATGATTTGCCGCCTAGCAGAGAACTGCCAGGGAATGTAGCCCCAAGAGAGGCAGCCCATATTTATGCAACCAGGAGGTTCACTTGATGGCAAGACGCCTCTGTGCAGCTTGATTTTCTGAGATACTTCGCTGCTGTCCTGAGCAGTCTCCATCATCACCTCTCTCACCAGATCGTAAACCATAGGAAGAAGCTTGGAAGCTACTGTAATTATGAAATTGgctacttccattcatataaCTTCGAGCTTCATATGCTTCATGCAACTGGGTCCTTGATTCTTGTTGGCCATTGGAAGAATTCCAGGTTTCAGCCAAGGCACAAGGTGCTGCATCAGAGCCAGATGAACCAGCAGAGTGCGATGAGATAGCTTGACCAGAACCGGAGTCCTTGTCCTTCATAGTAGAACCCAAGGaattagtttcatttttcttggcAAATCGTCCTCCACTACCCCTTGCCCGTCTCATGGCATGCTGGTGACGAGATTCATGCAGATATGGCTGCATAACACAACACAGGCTAAATATTAGAGGAATTTCAGAAACATGCATACCCAGATATAAGCTACAGCAAAAGAATTGTTCAAATGGAGGGAGAAAGAGGTGGAGTGTGAACAGTCTTCACTCTGCAAACATACAGAAACAATAACCCGCTCAATGACCATCCAACACTCAAcaacatttgatttttcaaaactaaccGTGTCCAAGCCATCTCATCTCACATGGTAATGAATTAGCTATAAAAACAACTATACACGGCAAGGAGAAATCATGAAATTGTGAAAGACCAGCTTTGACTCAGTATTTAAAACGTAAATGCTTTGATCCCAACTCAGTTGTGATTTTACCTTCAGTTGAGAACCTCCGGTCTTACACAACCATAATTACAATGCAATATTATGCcctctttgaatttttttataagttttgtaAGGTCTTCAAACAACGACTTGGCAATTCATATAGGTGTGCTATTTGGTACCTAACCACATTCATTTTAGCACTCAACAATCCTTGCAGCCAGTTTAGAATACTTAGGTTACTTCCCACTTGCGCAGAATCTGATTATGAGAATAAAGCAAACCTTTTTAATGTGGGTAGATGGAATATTAATCATTTGGCAATAATGATATCCTGAGCATTCAAAATATTCAGGGTAGAATAGGTAAATAAATCAAGTATATTCCCAGAAAAATTACTGATGATACCTATGCTAAAAAAGCCTAGGTGAGTACATCCACCCACTGTCAAgcacaacaaaataattttttagtcaCCCTTCACTCACAAGTTTATGGTAATTAAACAATAGAAAACTACTCAGGTGAGAGAATTTTATGGAGTACCTAATCAAATTTGAACCAAAGGGAAGAATGAGCTTCATTAAAAGCGCAATACAATTAGAAGGCATTGCTAGATTTCCAGCTACTTTAACATGTATAAGAGACAAGTTGTAGTACAAGAAAGGCGATCATCTAAATAGCAGTCGTACCTTTCTAACTTTTATTAGTTTGTTCTCAACCTCTGCTTTAGCACGTGCCTGTCTTCGCCTTAGAATCCCTTGATATTGTTTAGCATTCACAAAAACAGGCTCCTGTGTCACCTCAAGGGGCAATGCCATTCTAGCATGTGGCATCCCAAGAAAAGGAGGGTAACCCTACCATAAGAAGGATTGTCAAGGGCAAGCTTTAATTCTTACATATAAGGAAGAAGGGGTAACATTGCACAATGACCCCAGACGTTGACATACGACCTTGTCATTGTGgccaataaataaataatttcagGCCAAGATATTGCAACTATCACACTACAACCTCTTCCAAGAAACTGGAAATTTTCAGTTAGTTCGCTTGATACGCTCATAAACTCTGTACTgtcaaatgttattttaattgaaataatttgagaAAGTGAAAATCTGAACAAGTAACAACATTGAAAGTTCATGAATACTTGAAAAGGTAAAGCAataggaaaggaaaaaaaaagtaaagagtACTATCAAAATTACCCATGGCTACTATACACCGAAAAAGTTTGTGTATATGGTgcaaaaattataagaaatatatacatataacttATCTATATGTACCATCTAAATATCTCATGACTGATCTTCTATGATTTTAACCTACGTACCGGTTGATGCCCATAGGCAGCCATCACTCCCGCGTAATAAGGATCCTGATATGGGTTTGATGCACATGCCTAAAACAGATTAAAATAAGCACATAATCCCACCAATGTTGTCCAATATTCAAAAACTGGACTCCAAGAGTCAGAAGAAtgtctctaatttttttttttttttaaataataataatcaaccAGACTTGCAAATTGAACTCACAATAGAGTGGCCTACAAGTTCAAGCTGAGGAGGTTGCGTGATACATCCACTATGCACTATAGGTGCAGCAGAAACAGCATGCTGACAGTTGTGCTGTACTTGCCCAAAACTTGCTGGTGAATTTGACAATAATATGTTAATGAGGCTATATTGTCATTGTCCTCAAATGTATAATAATTCCAATTCATAACCAAAGAGGCTAAAAACAATAAGTGCCGTTCTTTGAACTATAACACGATTTAGCAAGCAACACCACAAAGTTGAGGGCCATACCATGTGAATCTTTTGTGGtctcatcatcatcttcttcatttaaatcatcatTTGACATTGACTGACCATCATTAGATTCT
This DNA window, taken from Cucumis sativus cultivar 9930 chromosome 6, Cucumber_9930_V3, whole genome shotgun sequence, encodes the following:
- the LOC101212721 gene encoding calcium-dependent protein kinase 8, translated to MGNCCATPSTPSAKPKGKNKKANPFPAKDGEKNANGHGNKLQVLSDPTGHNISAHYDLGRELGRGEFGVTYLCTDTNTGEKFACKSISKKKLRTAVDIEDVRREVQIMKHLPNHPNVVRLKDTYEDDQAVHIVMELCEGGELFDRIVARGHYTERAAAVVMRTIVEVVQACHKHGVMHRDLKPENFLFANKKESSPLKAIDFGLSITFKPGDLFNEIVGSPYYMAPEVLKRNYGPEVDVWSAGVILYILLCGIPPFWAETEQGVAQAIIRSVIDFRRDPWPRVSENAKDLVRKMLNPDPKRRLTAQEVLDHPWLQNAKKAPNVPLGETVKARLKQFSVMNKLKKRALRVIAEHLSVEEVAGIKEAFDMMDVEKRGKINLEELRSGLQKLGQQIPEADLQILMEAAGVQDDGALNYGEFVAVSIHLKRMANDEHLHKAFAFFDQNQSGFIEIEELRAVLLNDEETNSEDVVNAIMHDVDTDKDGRISYEEFAAMMKAGTDWRKASRQYSRERFNSLSLKLFREGSLKLTS
- the LOC101212961 gene encoding nuclear transcription factor Y subunit A-1 isoform X1 gives rise to the protein MQSKSKSVNQLESEPPNMQQTSSFSEPWWRSIGYNHISPPAAGGNVSNSTSLECTNGASESNDGQSMSNDDLNEEDDDETTKDSHASFGQVQHNCQHAVSAAPIVHSGCITQPPQLELVGHSIACASNPYQDPYYAGVMAAYGHQPGYPPFLGMPHARMALPLEVTQEPVFVNAKQYQGILRRRQARAKAEVENKLIKVRKPYLHESRHQHAMRRARGSGGRFAKKNETNSLGSTMKDKDSGSGQAISSHSAGSSGSDAAPCALAETWNSSNGQQESRTQLHEAYEARSYMNGSSQFHNYSSFQASSYGLRSGERGDDGDCSGQQRSISENQAAQRRLAIK
- the LOC101212961 gene encoding nuclear transcription factor Y subunit A-1 isoform X3 translates to MQSKSKSVNQLESEPPNMQQTSSFSEPWWRSIGYNHISPPAAGGNVSNSTSLECTNGASESNDGQSMSNDDLNEEDDDETTKDSHASFGQVQHNCQHAVSAAPIVHSGCITQPPQLELVGHSIDPYYAGVMAAYGHQPGYPPFLGMPHARMALPLEVTQEPVFVNAKQYQGILRRRQARAKAEVENKLIKVRKPYLHESRHQHAMRRARGSGGRFAKKNETNSLGSTMKDKDSGSGQAISSHSAGSSGSDAAPCALAETWNSSNGQQESRTQLHEAYEARSYMNGSSQFHNYSSFQASSYGLRSGERGDDGDCSGQQRSISENQAAQRRLAIK
- the LOC101212961 gene encoding nuclear transcription factor Y subunit A-1 isoform X2; translated protein: MQSKSKSVNQLESEPPNMQQTSSFSEPWWRSIGYNHISPPAAGGNVSNSTSLECTNGASESNDGQSMSNDDLNEEDDDETTKDSHASFGQVQHNCQHAVSAAPIVHSGCITQPPQLELACASNPYQDPYYAGVMAAYGHQPGYPPFLGMPHARMALPLEVTQEPVFVNAKQYQGILRRRQARAKAEVENKLIKVRKPYLHESRHQHAMRRARGSGGRFAKKNETNSLGSTMKDKDSGSGQAISSHSAGSSGSDAAPCALAETWNSSNGQQESRTQLHEAYEARSYMNGSSQFHNYSSFQASSYGLRSGERGDDGDCSGQQRSISENQAAQRRLAIK
- the LOC101212961 gene encoding nuclear transcription factor Y subunit A-1 isoform X4 is translated as MQSKSKSVNQLESEPPNMQQTSSFSEPWWRSIGYNHISPPAAGGNVSNSTSLECTNGASESNDGQSMSNDDLNEEDDDETTKDSHASFGQVQHNCQHAVSAAPIVHSGCITQPPQLELDPYYAGVMAAYGHQPGYPPFLGMPHARMALPLEVTQEPVFVNAKQYQGILRRRQARAKAEVENKLIKVRKPYLHESRHQHAMRRARGSGGRFAKKNETNSLGSTMKDKDSGSGQAISSHSAGSSGSDAAPCALAETWNSSNGQQESRTQLHEAYEARSYMNGSSQFHNYSSFQASSYGLRSGERGDDGDCSGQQRSISENQAAQRRLAIK
- the LOC101220685 gene encoding uncharacterized protein LOC101220685; this encodes MLSLQSLFNQNLRPPFVTTKKCSDGVLKIRKFHPLHYSASHFSILCAKESDSQQFEVDPDKARQALQELDQQLQSFSKKQVSSPKKKVVQDMNVPRSQMRGEMTEISETLLANSAVVLFIFSIFYNVLFYTVIKPSIDVPLPSSISSDFEKESTQPSVLQQLPLSSMSISPSLLS